The Enterococcus sp. 7F3_DIV0205 genome has a window encoding:
- a CDS encoding choloylglycine hydrolase family protein: protein MCTGISLKSIEGSHYLGRTQEYNIDFDYVGVQIPKKFEITESIEKWRTLYSVLGMGIKESEEKAAQSVVDGVNEWGLGGITQYFAEFNRYSTIEEIKNAGKLPLIAEQFVFWVLANCKDTKEVEEKISTVAIADLSMNGKAPGLPQHFMFTDAAGRTIVVEPSIKLDFAVYENPIGVMTNSPKFDWHMTNLENYTGLSDANTKDVLFHDHKVLSAGKGSGMHGIPGDYTATSRFVRAAYLLKFSDPVVEKESINKAFHLLSTSDIVKGVIKLDAPKGQDRQYTQYTSVYDLSKKQLYVKMYDNFTIQTIHFDEVAGNGDRIKSYELVKTPQYEELN from the coding sequence ATGTGTACAGGTATTAGTTTGAAATCAATAGAAGGAAGTCATTATTTAGGAAGAACGCAGGAATACAATATTGATTTTGATTATGTTGGCGTACAAATTCCTAAAAAATTTGAAATCACAGAAAGTATTGAGAAATGGCGGACGCTTTATTCAGTATTAGGGATGGGCATCAAGGAAAGCGAAGAAAAAGCTGCTCAAAGTGTGGTCGACGGCGTTAATGAATGGGGACTTGGAGGAATTACGCAATATTTTGCGGAGTTTAATCGATATTCAACTATTGAAGAAATCAAAAATGCTGGAAAATTACCGCTGATAGCAGAGCAATTTGTTTTTTGGGTATTAGCAAATTGTAAGGATACAAAGGAAGTAGAAGAAAAGATTTCCACAGTGGCGATTGCTGATCTTTCAATGAATGGCAAAGCTCCCGGGTTGCCACAGCACTTTATGTTTACAGATGCTGCTGGTCGTACGATTGTGGTTGAGCCTTCAATAAAGCTGGACTTTGCTGTATATGAAAATCCAATCGGTGTGATGACGAATAGTCCTAAATTTGATTGGCATATGACCAATTTGGAAAACTATACAGGATTATCTGATGCAAATACAAAAGATGTACTATTCCACGATCATAAAGTTTTGTCAGCAGGCAAAGGTTCTGGTATGCATGGTATTCCTGGAGATTACACAGCCACTTCGCGTTTTGTCCGAGCAGCCTATTTGTTGAAATTTAGTGATCCAGTTGTGGAAAAAGAAAGCATCAATAAAGCTTTTCACCTTTTATCCACATCTGATATCGTCAAAGGAGTCATCAAACTGGACGCGCCAAAAGGACAAGACCGTCAGTATACCCAATATACTTCTGTCTATGATTTAAGTAAAAAGCAACTGTATGTGAAGATGTATGATAATTTTACGATCCAAACCATTCACTTTGATGAAGTTGCTGGAAATGGTGATCGGATCAAGAGCTATGAGTTAGTGAAAACACCGCAATATGAAGAATTGAATTAA
- a CDS encoding RNA polymerase sigma factor, with protein sequence MEKKEQIRLVKKAKNGDAQAFITLCEAYQVVLYNSAYKLLLNNEDVADCLQETEIRAWQKITNIKNEAAFNSWIFRIMINIAKDILEKRIETVEFEESYMSTKESNGEQSHLEEEFNQLPDRYKIPIVLHYYAGFNVNEISEQLNLSKNTVKTRLARGRGKLKILLEGEENG encoded by the coding sequence ATGGAAAAGAAGGAACAAATACGTTTGGTTAAAAAAGCAAAAAATGGCGACGCGCAAGCGTTTATAACACTTTGTGAAGCCTATCAAGTGGTGTTGTACAATTCTGCTTATAAATTACTTTTAAACAATGAAGATGTAGCCGATTGTCTACAAGAAACTGAAATTCGTGCCTGGCAAAAAATTACGAATATCAAAAATGAAGCAGCGTTTAATTCTTGGATTTTTAGAATTATGATCAATATCGCTAAGGACATCTTGGAAAAAAGAATTGAAACGGTTGAATTTGAGGAAAGTTATATGAGCACAAAAGAAAGCAATGGTGAACAATCACACTTAGAAGAAGAATTTAATCAATTACCCGATAGATATAAAATCCCTATCGTGTTACATTATTACGCAGGTTTTAACGTTAATGAGATTTCCGAACAGCTGAATCTGTCTAAAAATACAGTTAAAACAAGACTTGCACGTGGCAGAGGAAAATTGAAAATATTATTGGAGGGAGAAGAAAATGGCTAA
- the hisJ gene encoding histidinol-phosphatase HisJ, with product MKRDGHTHTEFCPHGKVEDTELLIQRAISLGFKEYSITEHAPLPTGIEKTVAGDPNVWTTASMALNDVDNYFKRMNELRKKYASDIIIHIGFELDYFSAFEGWTRDFLAEYGPQTDDGILSVHFLEGKDGLRGIDYSFEEYKSGIVDYLGSFKKAQKHYYQKLLASLEADLGPFKPTRLGHISLCQKFERSFDESTDYSFENQELVHTLLTRVQQEKYSLDLNTAGFYKQGYQQSYPQVWITKKAAALGIPFIYGSDTHALAEVGQGYEKIKQWL from the coding sequence ATGAAACGTGATGGTCATACCCACACAGAATTTTGTCCACATGGAAAGGTTGAGGATACAGAATTACTGATTCAGCGTGCAATCAGCCTAGGCTTTAAAGAATATAGCATCACAGAACATGCACCTTTACCTACAGGCATAGAAAAAACGGTAGCTGGAGATCCCAATGTGTGGACAACTGCTTCAATGGCGCTAAATGATGTGGATAACTATTTCAAAAGGATGAATGAATTGCGGAAAAAGTATGCTTCTGACATTATTATTCACATTGGATTTGAATTGGATTATTTTTCAGCATTTGAAGGTTGGACTCGTGATTTTTTAGCTGAATACGGACCACAAACAGATGATGGAATTTTATCTGTTCACTTTCTTGAAGGGAAAGATGGATTACGTGGAATCGACTACTCTTTTGAGGAATATAAGAGTGGCATTGTTGACTATTTAGGTAGCTTTAAAAAAGCTCAAAAACATTACTACCAAAAGCTTTTAGCTTCTTTAGAAGCAGACCTTGGTCCTTTTAAACCTACACGTTTAGGTCATATTTCTTTGTGTCAAAAATTCGAACGTTCCTTTGACGAATCTACTGATTACTCTTTTGAAAATCAAGAACTTGTCCACACCCTTTTAACTCGTGTGCAACAGGAAAAATACAGCTTAGATTTAAACACTGCTGGATTTTATAAACAGGGTTATCAACAGAGTTATCCACAGGTGTGGATAACTAAAAAAGCTGCTGCATTAGGGATTCCTTTTATTTATGGATCCGATACTCATGCATTAGCTGAGGTTGGACAAGGGTATGAGAAAATTAAACAATGGCTTTAA
- a CDS encoding YfhO family protein, translating into MKKKIQAFTKENWPYMTASFFIPFFIMVIIYLSIGIYPGSSRSVMASDSFSQFSNFHASFNNVLHGKQSIFYTWNASLGLNYLSLISYYLGGLFTPLVIFFKNQNIPDALYLITLLKIGSAGLAFWVFARNTYKIPKWGHVMLSVPYALMSFATAHSEIIMWLDAFTYLPLVILGIHRLMDERKPTLLFVSYLLLFISNFYMGFMIGVFSFLYFIARMLTNWKVYKKRILPYGITSLLAGGASMILVLPAVLDLRANGETLSQVTQFKTEATAFLDIVMKNMVGVYDTTKYGSIPFIYVGLLPLIFCVFYFVTKEIPRKNKLLFGSLFIILIASFYITPLNLFWHGMHAPNMFLFRYSFLFSFLVVMLAGYGFEKFKTDDLGLLAGSTIMLIAIFALAEGAKSATSYDYIPISAFVITALFLLLYLAGIVFYQLKKIPMHYLIILLLLLVSTEAFINTNSMLKGILEDWNYASRSLYSEPYPSIKKLVDKTKKENDEFYRLENLNPVSSNDSINYGYSGVSLFSSIRNRHSSSYLNDLGFRSRGTGLNIRYPNNTLLMDSLVGIKYNISESDPLKFGFFPIDKAGKFSLYENSNALPLGFLADNDIYNVKQPTNDNLSSQTELFNALAGQKEDYFKFYQPTLIDKKNVKIEQNAGSVTYKELQNNVAKDLTWTVDVPANTQAYLSLFPTDFGQLESSTATISVNGTSQKSQINITGQYYNIGYYDKPTSVTFTVSFYGTTAVSFMEPKVVGMNTKAFESSVQAIQAKGADLTAKGRKAVGTVTADKDQVLLTTIPYDKGWKAYVDGKKVPVQSFKKAFVSIPVTQGEHTIEFVYLPEGFVPGVILFFVCIGGFVVYVRFTNKPKLALVKPAKRKRRKR; encoded by the coding sequence ATGAAGAAAAAAATACAGGCGTTTACTAAAGAAAACTGGCCTTATATGACCGCCAGCTTTTTCATTCCTTTTTTTATAATGGTCATTATTTATTTAAGTATCGGCATTTATCCTGGTAGCAGCCGTAGTGTGATGGCGAGTGACTCCTTTTCGCAATTTTCCAACTTTCATGCTAGTTTCAATAATGTGCTGCACGGTAAACAAAGTATTTTTTATACTTGGAATGCGTCACTAGGATTAAATTATCTTTCATTGATTTCCTATTATCTTGGTGGACTTTTTACGCCACTGGTCATTTTCTTTAAAAACCAAAATATTCCTGATGCTCTGTATTTGATTACCTTGCTGAAAATTGGTTCTGCTGGTTTAGCTTTTTGGGTGTTTGCTAGAAATACCTATAAGATACCAAAATGGGGCCATGTCATGCTTAGTGTTCCATATGCTTTGATGTCGTTTGCTACAGCTCATTCAGAAATCATTATGTGGTTAGACGCGTTTACTTACCTACCATTGGTTATTCTAGGGATTCATCGTCTGATGGATGAACGAAAACCAACACTCTTATTTGTAAGTTATCTGCTGTTATTTATCTCGAATTTTTACATGGGCTTTATGATCGGTGTCTTCTCTTTCCTATACTTTATCGCCCGAATGTTGACGAACTGGAAAGTGTATAAAAAGCGGATTCTGCCTTATGGGATCACCTCTCTTTTAGCAGGTGGCGCTTCGATGATTTTAGTATTACCTGCGGTCCTTGATCTAAGAGCAAATGGTGAAACCTTGTCTCAAGTGACTCAATTTAAAACGGAAGCTACAGCCTTTTTGGATATCGTCATGAAAAATATGGTTGGTGTTTATGACACGACCAAATACGGCTCGATCCCCTTTATCTATGTAGGGTTACTTCCTTTGATTTTCTGTGTCTTTTACTTTGTCACAAAAGAAATTCCTCGGAAAAACAAACTGTTATTCGGCAGTCTCTTTATCATTTTGATTGCTAGTTTTTATATCACACCATTAAATTTATTTTGGCACGGTATGCATGCACCAAATATGTTCTTGTTCCGTTATAGTTTCCTTTTTTCTTTCTTAGTGGTAATGCTGGCGGGATATGGGTTTGAGAAATTCAAAACCGATGATTTAGGTCTCTTAGCAGGTTCCACGATCATGCTGATTGCGATTTTTGCTTTAGCGGAAGGAGCGAAAAGTGCTACAAGTTATGACTATATCCCTATTTCAGCCTTTGTTATCACTGCTTTATTTTTACTGCTATACCTTGCTGGAATCGTTTTTTATCAATTGAAGAAAATACCGATGCATTATTTGATCATCTTACTGTTATTACTTGTTTCAACGGAAGCCTTTATCAATACAAATTCGATGTTAAAAGGGATTTTAGAGGATTGGAATTACGCTTCTCGCAGTCTCTACTCAGAACCATATCCATCCATTAAAAAACTAGTGGATAAAACGAAAAAGGAAAATGATGAATTTTACCGTTTGGAGAACTTAAATCCTGTTTCTTCTAATGATAGTATCAATTATGGTTATAGCGGTGTCAGCTTGTTTTCTTCTATCAGAAATCGTCATTCCTCTTCTTATTTAAATGACTTAGGTTTCCGCTCTAGAGGAACTGGTTTGAACATTCGCTATCCAAATAATACCTTGTTAATGGACTCTCTTGTTGGCATCAAATACAATATTTCAGAAAGTGATCCATTAAAATTCGGCTTTTTCCCAATCGATAAAGCAGGTAAATTTTCACTATACGAAAATAGCAATGCCTTGCCTTTGGGCTTTTTAGCTGATAATGATATTTATAACGTCAAACAACCAACGAATGATAATTTAAGCAGTCAAACTGAATTATTCAATGCATTAGCTGGTCAAAAAGAAGATTATTTCAAATTTTATCAACCAACACTGATTGATAAAAAGAATGTCAAAATCGAACAAAATGCTGGTTCTGTGACATATAAGGAACTGCAAAATAATGTCGCTAAAGACCTGACTTGGACAGTAGATGTACCTGCAAACACGCAAGCGTATCTTAGTTTGTTCCCAACCGATTTTGGACAATTAGAAAGTTCAACTGCCACAATATCTGTAAATGGGACTAGTCAAAAGTCTCAAATCAATATTACTGGTCAATATTACAATATCGGCTATTATGATAAACCGACTAGCGTTACGTTTACAGTTAGTTTCTATGGAACAACGGCGGTCAGCTTTATGGAGCCAAAAGTAGTTGGAATGAATACAAAAGCCTTTGAAAGTTCCGTTCAGGCAATTCAAGCTAAAGGTGCTGATTTAACAGCTAAAGGACGTAAAGCAGTCGGAACCGTGACTGCTGACAAAGATCAAGTCCTCTTGACAACCATTCCTTATGACAAAGGATGGAAAGCCTATGTAGACGGGAAAAAAGTACCAGTTCAATCCTTTAAGAAAGCATTTGTCAGCATTCCTGTAACACAAGGTGAACATACGATTGAATTTGTTTATTTACCTGAAGGATTTGTTCCCGGTGTAATTTTGTTTTTTGTTTGTATTGGCGGATTTGTTGTTTATGTACGATTCACGAATAAACCAAAACTGGCATTAGTAAAACCTGCTAAACGTAAACGTAGAAAACGTTAA